The Rufibacter sp. DG15C region CAATCTTGGCAATCACGCGGGCATCTTTGCCGCGCTCGGCTATGATGCGCTTAATCTCATGGATGTCTTCTACCTTTCTCACAAAAGAAAGCGCAATCCATTCCACGTTGTTGTCCAACCCAAAATGCAGGTCCTGGATGTCTTTCTCCGTCAAGGAAGGAGCGGTCACCAAAGTGTCTGGCAGGTTGATGCCTTTTCTTGGCTTCACGGTGCCGCCGTACACCACTTCGGCTTCTACTTCTTTGTCGCCGTCAGTACTAATCACCGTCAGTTCCAGCTTGCCGTCATCAATCAAGATGGCGTCACCAGGGCGTACGTCTTGCGCCAGGCGCATGTAGCTGGTAGAAAGCCTAGAGGCGGTACCCATGGATTTGTCACAGACAATCTTGATGATCTGGCCGGGCGCAATCTCTACGGCGCCGTTCTCTACGTCATTGATCCTGATCTTAGGACCCTGTAAGTCTTGCAGCAGGCAGATGTTGGTGCCCATCTCCACGTTCAGTTCTCTAACTGCCGTAATCACCTTGGCATGCTCCTCATGAGAGCCATGCGAAAAGTTTAAGCGAAATACATCCACGCCTTCTTCCACCAGGGCTTTCAAACGTTCAGATGTGTTGCTGGCAGGGCCAACCGTTGCGATAATCTTGGTCTTGTTAAAATAGATAGCCATGGGCTAAAATAAAAGGTTTTCTCTGTGACGTAAACTATTGGGGTCAAAAGACCGCACGTATTGTACTAACGGTACTGCGTGTAATTTGTGCAATAACTGCTCTTGAAATGAATCCAGGCTGCCTGTTACTTGAATTAGGTAGTCATATTCCTTAATGTCTGGCACCAGAAAAGGAGCGGGAAGGGTACTCATGGCCACAGAACGGTTCCTGAATAACCGAAGAGAGCCGTGCTCTGCGCTGTGCAGGTAGTTAGAGATGACCAGCCGGCCCTTGTTCAAGAAATCAATGCAAAGGTCTGCCTGCTTGATAAGGCGCAATCTAAAAGATTTGTTTAAAGCCCAAGCCAGGGTGTGCTCTTTGCTAGACGATACAACCCCGTATAAGTCAAAGTCGTAATCGTAGTCCACATCTAACTTTAAAGACTTCATTGCAGGTAAATGGGTTTGTGATTTGTTGGATGGGCAATTTAAAGAACCGATCTGGAAACGCAAGAATAGATTTTATAAAAAACCGGAATAAAACTATTGAACACAATTTGTTTGACATTGTGTTTGCAAATCCATTTCTTTGCAACTGTGTTTTAAAAAACTTCTAAAAAAATGTCAGAAATCGCAGAAAAAGTAAAGGCTATCATCATTGACAAATTAGGCGTTGAAGAATCTGAGGTAACGCCAGAAGCTAGCTTTACAAACGACCTGGGTGCCGACTCTCTTGATACCGTAGAATTGATCATGGAATTCGAGAAAGAATTCAATGTTTCTATTCCAGACGATCAGGCTGAGAACATTGCAACGGTAGGCCAAGCGATCAGCTACCTGGAAGAGCACGCGAAGTAATCTTCCCCTATTCTTTATTACATCGATCCAATTTTTACAATCATACAGGTTCTATCCTCTATTAGCAGCTTATGGAGCTTAAGAGAGTTGTAGTTACAGGCCTTGGTGCGCTTACCCCCGTGGGGAATTCCGTTTCAGAGTATTGGGACGGCCTAATCAACGGAGTAAGTGGCGCAGCGCCCATCACCCGCTTTGACGCCTCTAAGTTTAAGACTCGGTTTGCGTGCGAAGTTAAGGGATATGATCCTGAGCAATATTTTGACCGTAAAGAGGCCCGCAAAATGGACCTCTTTACGCAATTTGCTATGGTTGTGGCCGATCAGGCCGTGAAGGACTCAGGCATTGATTCTGAAGCACTGGACAAAGACCGCATTGGTGTTATCTGGGGCTCTGGGATTGGTGGTCTACGTACTTTCCAAGAAGAGTGTGTGAACTTCGCCAATGGTGACGGTACGCCACGCTTCAACCCGTTCTTCATCCCTAAGATGATTGCTGACATCAGCGCCGGGTCCATTTCTATCAAATACGGCTTCCGGGGACCTAACTTTGTGACGGTGTCTGCCTGTGCCTCTGCGTCTAACGCTATTATTGACTCTTTCAACTACATTAGGTTGGGGATGATAGACGTAGTGGTGACTGGTGGTTCTGAGGCAGCGGTGACAGAGGCAGGCGTTGGAGGCTTTAATGCTTTGAAAGCCCTTTCAGAGCGCAATGACTCTCCAGAGTCAGCATCTCGTCCGTTTGACAAAGACCGTGACGGTTTTGTGTTGGGCGAAGGCGCGGGTGCCATCATCCTGGAAGAGTACGAGCATGCCAAGGCGCGCGGTGCTAAAATCTACGCCGAGATCATTGGCGGAGGCATGTCAGCAGATGCGTACCACATTACCGCTCCGCACCCAGAAGGTTTGGGCGCGCGCAACGTAATGAAGAACGCCTTGAAAGACGCTGGCATCAAGCCAGAGGAAGTAGACTACATCAACGTGCACGGCACTTCTACTCCGCTGGGAGATGTAAGTGAGGCCATGGCCATTGAGTACGTGTTCGGGGAGCATGCTTATAACCTCAACATTAGCTCTACCAAGTCCATGACGGGTCACTTGCTGGGTGCGGCCGGTGCTATTGAAGCCATCGCATGTATTCTGGCTATCCAAAACGGCGCAGTTCCTCCTACCATCAACCACTCAACGGATGATGAGCAATTTAACTCCAAGCTTAACTTTACCTTTAACAAGGCACAGGAGCGCGAGGTGAATATTGCACTGAGCAACACGTTCGGGTTTGGGGGGCACAACACGTCTGTGATATTCCGCAAATTTGTTGACTAGTGTCTCCGATTAGACCGGTTCTCCGCGCTTTTCACAAATTCTTCTACAAAGACAAAGCCTTTGTCAACGCCATCACGCAGATTACGGGCATGGCGCCAGACAACTTGCACCTGTACCAATTAGCGTTTACGCACACGTCCTTCGTGCGCCTGAACCTGAAAGGAAACCAGGAGACCAATGAGCGCCTTGAGTTTTTAGGGGATGCCATTTTAGGCGCGGTAGTAGCCGAGTACCTGTTCAAAAAATACCCTTACAAAGACGAAGGCTTCCTAACCGAGATCCGGTCCCGCATGGTGAACCGTGAGTCTTTGAACAGTCTAGCCATGAAAGTGGGCTTGTCTACGCTCATCAAGGTAGATACCACCACGGGTGTGTCGCGGCATAAGTTCATCAATGGCAATGCCCTAGAGGCATTGGTAGGCGCCGTATACCTGGACAAAGGCTACAAGCAGACTAAGACGTTCATCCTGGACCGGCTCATGAAGCCACACTTTGACCTGCACCAACTCACCACCACCACTAGCAACTTTAAGAGCAAACTCATTGAGTGGGCGCAAGGTCAGAACCGGAGCATTCGGTTTGAGATCATTGGGCAGAAGCAGTCTGGCAGCAACACAGAGTTCACCGCCGCTGTGGTAGTGGATGATGAGGCCATTGGCACTGGCAGCGGATTATCTAAGAAGAAAGCAGAGCAGGCCGCCGCCGAGAAAAGCATGGAAGCCCTCAAAGCCAGCGGCGCCATCATCGGTTAGCTCTTTCGTTTTTAGCCTGTTTTCCAGAAACCAGACTGAAAACGGCATCTCCATCTTATATCCTCTCTTTCTTTTTAGTGCTGAATAAGCAATAGTCATACTTCTTTCTAGCTGTTTTTAGGCTTCTGGTACCCGGTATTTTTTAACTTGCGGGCCATTCTTGCGTTACAAACTGCAAAAGAATTGAGTCTATGAAACTTGCCGGCGCCGCCCTCAACCAAACGCCCCTTGACTGGGAGAATAACCTTAGCAACATCAAGAAGGCCATTGAACAGGCCAATGAACAGCAGGTAGACATCCTCTGCCTGCCCGAGATGACCATTCCCGGCTATGGCTGCGAGGATTTATTCTTGAGTGAGTGGGTGGCCGAAGAATGCTTTCAACACCTTCTCCAAATCAAGGAATGGTGCCAAGGCGTTATTGTCTGCGTAGGGCTTCCTGTGCGGGTGAACGGGATTTTGTACAACACGGCCTGCGTCATCAATGACAGAAAGATTGTGGGCTTTACCGCCAAGCAGTTCCTGGCCAATGACGGCGTGCACTATGAGCCGCGCTGGTTTAGTTCATGGCCAGCCAATACGGTGCAAGACTTTGAGATGCTGGGCCAGACCTACCAGATAGGCGACATTATTTATGAGCACCAAGGCGTGAAATTCGCGTTTGAGATTTGTGAGGACGCCTGGCGCAATGAGAACCGACCCGCCTATAGACACAAGCCCAAAGGCGTACAGCTCATCATTAACCCCAGCGCCAGCCACTTTGCCATGAGCAAGACAGACGTACGCTACCACTTGGTGGTAGACGCGTCCA contains the following coding sequences:
- the rnc gene encoding ribonuclease III, with the protein product MSPIRPVLRAFHKFFYKDKAFVNAITQITGMAPDNLHLYQLAFTHTSFVRLNLKGNQETNERLEFLGDAILGAVVAEYLFKKYPYKDEGFLTEIRSRMVNRESLNSLAMKVGLSTLIKVDTTTGVSRHKFINGNALEALVGAVYLDKGYKQTKTFILDRLMKPHFDLHQLTTTTSNFKSKLIEWAQGQNRSIRFEIIGQKQSGSNTEFTAAVVVDDEAIGTGSGLSKKKAEQAAAEKSMEALKASGAIIG
- the fabF gene encoding beta-ketoacyl-ACP synthase II, which translates into the protein MELKRVVVTGLGALTPVGNSVSEYWDGLINGVSGAAPITRFDASKFKTRFACEVKGYDPEQYFDRKEARKMDLFTQFAMVVADQAVKDSGIDSEALDKDRIGVIWGSGIGGLRTFQEECVNFANGDGTPRFNPFFIPKMIADISAGSISIKYGFRGPNFVTVSACASASNAIIDSFNYIRLGMIDVVVTGGSEAAVTEAGVGGFNALKALSERNDSPESASRPFDKDRDGFVLGEGAGAIILEEYEHAKARGAKIYAEIIGGGMSADAYHITAPHPEGLGARNVMKNALKDAGIKPEEVDYINVHGTSTPLGDVSEAMAIEYVFGEHAYNLNISSTKSMTGHLLGAAGAIEAIACILAIQNGAVPPTINHSTDDEQFNSKLNFTFNKAQEREVNIALSNTFGFGGHNTSVIFRKFVD
- a CDS encoding IPExxxVDY family protein — translated: MKSLKLDVDYDYDFDLYGVVSSSKEHTLAWALNKSFRLRLIKQADLCIDFLNKGRLVISNYLHSAEHGSLRLFRNRSVAMSTLPAPFLVPDIKEYDYLIQVTGSLDSFQEQLLHKLHAVPLVQYVRSFDPNSLRHRENLLF
- a CDS encoding acyl carrier protein, translated to MSEIAEKVKAIIIDKLGVEESEVTPEASFTNDLGADSLDTVELIMEFEKEFNVSIPDDQAENIATVGQAISYLEEHAK